In Deinococcus gobiensis I-0, one genomic interval encodes:
- a CDS encoding alpha/beta fold hydrolase → MTGPAQPRWALVHGFGTSRGVWRRVLEGLPAGALTPELPGFGDNAAAGRPGQTTADMAESLARTLRAAGEGPYRLAGHSMGGKVVLLLAARHPDLVAELLLVAPSPPSPEPMSDEDRAGLRAAHGDRAALEEQYRTIAYSPLLPEDFEALVRDGLRADAGAWAAWTDVGSLEDVRGDLGGLRAPVTVLYSEDDTSITPDTIRGQVLGALPQARAVATRGSGHFIPLERPQDVLALLAPQEVQS, encoded by the coding sequence ATGACCGGGCCTGCGCAGCCCCGCTGGGCGCTGGTCCACGGGTTCGGCACCTCGCGAGGGGTGTGGCGGCGGGTGCTCGAAGGCCTGCCTGCCGGCGCGCTGACCCCCGAGCTGCCCGGCTTCGGCGACAACGCTGCGGCGGGTCGCCCCGGCCAGACGACCGCCGACATGGCCGAGTCGCTGGCCCGGACGCTGCGCGCGGCGGGCGAGGGGCCTTACCGCCTTGCCGGGCACTCGATGGGCGGCAAGGTCGTTCTGTTGCTCGCCGCCCGGCATCCCGACCTCGTGGCCGAGTTGCTGCTGGTCGCGCCCTCGCCCCCCAGCCCCGAGCCGATGTCGGACGAGGACCGCGCCGGGCTGCGCGCCGCGCACGGCGACCGCGCGGCGCTGGAAGAGCAGTACCGAACCATCGCCTACTCGCCCCTGCTGCCGGAAGATTTCGAGGCGCTCGTGCGGGACGGCCTGCGCGCCGACGCCGGAGCCTGGGCCGCCTGGACCGACGTGGGCAGCCTGGAGGACGTGCGCGGCGACCTCGGCGGCCTGCGCGCGCCCGTGACGGTGCTGTACTCCGAGGACGACACCTCGATCACCCCGGACACCATCCGGGGGCAGGTACTCGGCGCGCTGCCGCAGGCCCGCGCGGTCGCCACGCGCGGCAGCGGCCACTTCATTCCGCTGGAGCGTCCGCAGGACGTCCTGGCGCTGCTCGCTCCCCAGGAGGTCCAGTCATGA
- the rimO gene encoding 30S ribosomal protein S12 methylthiotransferase RimO produces the protein MTVQEQPVGLAPAKKVGFISLGCPKALVDSERILTQLRAEGYEVAPSYEDAQAVIVNTCGFITPAVEESLAAIGEALDATGKVIVTGCLGERPEKILERHPKVAAITGSEAVDDVMGHVRELLPIEQGTFTGLLPVAAPGMRAGIAVPEREATRHGDVFAPSVRLTPRHYAYVKIAEGCNHTCSFCIIPKLRGKQVSRDAGAVLYEAFRLVAGGTKELVVISQDTSAYGVDVRHRDSEFQGEQVRAHLTDLAVKLGEMGAWVRMHYVYPYPHVEKLVELMAAGKILPYLDVPLQHASPRVLRAMRRPGAGKQLDTIRRWREICPELTIRSTFIVGFPGETEAEFQELLDFLEAARLDRVGAFPYSDVDEADAGALDNPVPEEVKQERLARFMEVAQRISAEKLAEKVGRVLDVIVDEFNDEDDDAPGTRLIGRTKGDAPGIDGQVYLYAGDFAGQVKIGDIVQARIEESDEYDLFGEVVARPEWRPNVPQLGHFGKH, from the coding sequence ATGACCGTACAGGAACAGCCGGTGGGCCTCGCCCCCGCCAAAAAAGTTGGATTCATCAGCCTGGGGTGCCCCAAGGCGCTGGTGGACAGTGAACGCATCTTGACGCAGCTGCGGGCCGAGGGCTACGAGGTCGCGCCGAGCTACGAGGACGCCCAGGCCGTCATCGTGAACACCTGCGGCTTCATCACCCCGGCGGTCGAGGAATCGCTCGCGGCCATCGGGGAGGCGCTCGACGCCACCGGCAAGGTCATCGTGACCGGCTGCCTAGGCGAGCGCCCCGAGAAGATCCTGGAGCGCCACCCCAAGGTCGCGGCGATCACGGGCAGCGAGGCCGTGGACGACGTGATGGGCCACGTGCGCGAGCTGCTGCCGATCGAGCAGGGGACCTTTACCGGCCTGCTGCCGGTCGCGGCCCCGGGCATGCGGGCAGGCATCGCCGTGCCCGAGCGCGAGGCGACCCGCCACGGCGACGTGTTTGCGCCCAGCGTGCGCCTCACGCCCCGGCACTACGCCTACGTCAAGATCGCGGAGGGGTGCAATCACACCTGCTCGTTCTGCATCATTCCCAAGCTGCGCGGCAAGCAGGTCAGCCGCGACGCGGGCGCGGTGCTGTACGAGGCCTTCCGGCTCGTGGCGGGCGGCACCAAGGAACTCGTCGTGATCTCGCAGGACACCTCGGCCTACGGGGTGGACGTGCGCCACCGCGACTCGGAATTCCAGGGCGAGCAGGTCCGCGCGCATCTCACCGACCTCGCGGTCAAGCTCGGCGAGATGGGCGCGTGGGTGCGGATGCACTACGTGTACCCCTACCCGCACGTCGAGAAGCTGGTGGAGCTGATGGCGGCCGGCAAGATCCTGCCCTACCTCGACGTGCCGCTGCAACACGCCTCGCCGCGCGTGCTGCGCGCCATGCGCCGCCCCGGCGCGGGCAAGCAGCTCGACACCATCCGGCGCTGGCGCGAGATCTGCCCCGAGCTGACCATCCGCTCGACCTTCATCGTGGGCTTTCCCGGCGAGACGGAAGCCGAGTTCCAGGAACTGCTGGACTTCCTGGAGGCCGCGAGGCTCGACCGCGTGGGCGCCTTCCCCTACAGCGACGTGGACGAGGCCGACGCGGGCGCGCTGGACAACCCCGTGCCCGAGGAGGTCAAGCAGGAGCGGCTGGCCCGCTTCATGGAAGTCGCGCAGCGGATCAGCGCCGAGAAGCTGGCCGAGAAGGTCGGCCGCGTCCTCGACGTGATCGTGGACGAGTTCAACGACGAGGACGACGACGCCCCCGGCACCCGCCTCATCGGCCGGACCAAGGGCGACGCCCCGGGCATCGACGGGCAGGTCTACCTGTACGCGGGCGACTTCGCCGGGCAGGTCAAGATCGGGGACATCGTGCAGGCGCGCATCGAGGAGAGCGACGAGTACGACCTCTTCGGCGAGGTCGTGGCGCGGCCCGAGTGGCGCCCCAACGTGCCGCAGCTCGGACACTTCGGCAAGCACTGA
- a CDS encoding helix-turn-helix domain-containing protein, whose translation MARAWHTLDSPEAARLCLDPDYTRVLSALMLRPWPAGALAAHLGLALNAAHHRVRRLLRAGLVVEDHLEPRRGRSIRHYRAVADALLIPYTLTPLGSLEELVGLHSAQVQDHINRALVQASMALVRDEGEIGLRLFREGDLVIADVTPRAGDFDYAELQRPEAPALSVRLERLFLTRADAKALQRDLNDLVARYQGRGGPDPYLLRVDLTPDLPEGE comes from the coding sequence ATGGCGCGTGCGTGGCATACCCTCGACAGCCCCGAGGCCGCCCGGCTGTGTCTGGACCCCGACTACACCCGCGTGCTCTCGGCGCTGATGCTGCGGCCCTGGCCCGCCGGGGCGCTCGCGGCGCACCTGGGGCTGGCGCTGAATGCCGCGCACCACCGCGTGAGGCGGCTGCTGCGCGCCGGGCTGGTCGTCGAGGACCATCTGGAGCCGCGCCGGGGCCGCAGCATCCGGCACTACCGCGCGGTGGCCGACGCCCTGCTCATTCCCTATACCCTGACGCCGCTGGGCAGCCTGGAAGAACTCGTGGGGCTGCACAGCGCGCAGGTGCAGGACCATATCAACCGGGCGCTCGTGCAGGCGTCGATGGCGCTCGTGCGCGACGAGGGAGAGATCGGTCTGCGGCTGTTCCGCGAGGGCGACCTCGTGATCGCCGACGTGACACCGCGCGCGGGCGACTTCGACTACGCCGAGTTGCAGCGCCCCGAAGCTCCCGCGCTGTCGGTGAGGCTGGAGCGGCTGTTCCTGACCCGGGCCGACGCCAAGGCCCTGCAACGCGACCTGAACGACCTCGTCGCGCGCTACCAGGGGCGCGGCGGCCCGGACCCCTACCTGCTGCGCGTGGACCTGACCCCCGACCTGCCCGAGGGGGAATAG
- a CDS encoding cytochrome P450 — MTFSPPGSDPARLRAAEALWNPALLPDPYPHYEVVRGLGGGLMPLPEWNGWFLTSHAAVSAVLRSPAARSGGGIEAMPGSDGTRLLQGMMLWHNGPSHARLRSLVSAAFTPRVVEEQRELVRGLLRDLLASWRGQDRVDVVATLAHPLPARVIMAMLGLSGEDEARFVRWSNSVAELIGGAQGSPELLARIDADAREMRGYFRDLVEDLRARPRPGLLSALAATGDGAERLSGDELLSNAVLLLTAGHETTSNLIPGGLLELARQPEAWAALVEQLRRPGVADELLRVVSPVQVDGRQLGADLTVEGTALRAGQFTQLLLAAANRDPAVFPDPARLDWDRPNSARHLAFAAGPHYCLGASLARLEIAEVFAALAEGFPDLRVADPHPRYKPNLILRGPAELWVQPG, encoded by the coding sequence ATGACCTTCTCTCCTCCCGGCAGCGACCCCGCCCGGTTGCGGGCCGCCGAGGCGCTGTGGAACCCGGCGCTCCTGCCCGACCCCTACCCGCACTACGAGGTGGTCCGGGGCCTGGGCGGCGGCCTGATGCCCCTGCCCGAGTGGAACGGCTGGTTCCTGACCTCGCACGCGGCCGTGAGCGCGGTGCTGCGCTCGCCGGCCGCGCGCAGCGGCGGGGGCATCGAGGCGATGCCGGGCAGCGACGGCACGCGGCTGCTCCAGGGCATGATGCTGTGGCACAACGGCCCCTCGCACGCGCGACTGCGTTCCCTGGTGTCGGCCGCCTTCACGCCGCGCGTGGTCGAGGAGCAGCGCGAACTGGTGCGCGGCCTGCTGCGCGACCTGCTCGCCTCCTGGCGGGGCCAGGACCGGGTGGACGTGGTCGCCACGCTGGCGCACCCGCTGCCTGCGCGGGTCATCATGGCGATGCTGGGCCTGAGCGGCGAAGACGAGGCCCGCTTCGTGCGCTGGTCGAACAGCGTGGCCGAGCTCATCGGCGGCGCGCAGGGATCGCCCGAACTGCTCGCACGCATCGACGCCGATGCCCGCGAGATGCGCGGTTATTTCCGCGACCTCGTGGAGGACCTGCGCGCCCGGCCCCGCCCCGGTCTGCTCTCGGCGCTGGCGGCGACTGGGGACGGCGCCGAGCGCCTGAGCGGCGACGAACTGCTCTCGAACGCCGTGCTGCTGCTCACCGCCGGGCACGAGACGACCAGCAACCTCATCCCCGGCGGTCTGCTGGAGCTCGCGCGCCAGCCGGAGGCCTGGGCCGCCCTGGTCGAGCAGCTCCGGCGGCCCGGCGTGGCCGACGAGCTGCTGCGTGTGGTGTCGCCGGTGCAGGTGGACGGGCGACAGTTGGGCGCCGACCTGACCGTGGAGGGCACGGCCCTGCGCGCCGGGCAGTTCACCCAGTTGCTACTGGCGGCGGCCAACCGCGACCCGGCCGTATTCCCCGATCCTGCCCGCCTCGACTGGGACCGGCCGAACAGCGCGCGGCACCTCGCCTTCGCGGCGGGGCCGCACTACTGTCTGGGGGCCAGCCTCGCGCGGCTAGAGATCGCGGAGGTCTTCGCGGCGCTGGCCGAGGGCTTTCCGGACCTGCGCGTGGCCGACCCACATCCCCGCTACAAGCCCAACCTGATCCTGCGCGGCCCGGCCGAACTGTGGGTACAGCCGGGCTGA
- a CDS encoding DUF808 domain-containing protein: MSGGLVALLDDVAAIAKLAAASVDDIGAAASRAGIKAIGVVVDDTAVTPRYVTGFRPERELPIIWRIAKGSLRNKIVFILPAALLLSQVLPGAITPILMLGGAYLCFEGAEKVYEALGGGHGHAEEAGAEVGSAAHEEQMVAGAVRTDFILSAEIMAISLGEVAQEPLLSRALILIVVAIVITLLVYGLVGLIVKMDDIGLRLAQSGSGAARAAGRGLVRGMPAVMSVLSVVGTAAMLWVGGHIVLVGLEEFGVGGPLHFFHGLAVSAGHAIPFAEAVVEWLVETLGSALVGLVLGGIIVGIMHLLPKKGGKAAAH, from the coding sequence ATGAGCGGCGGACTGGTCGCGCTGCTCGACGACGTGGCCGCCATCGCCAAGCTCGCGGCGGCGTCGGTGGACGACATCGGGGCGGCCGCGAGCCGCGCGGGGATCAAGGCGATCGGCGTGGTCGTGGACGACACGGCGGTCACGCCGCGCTACGTCACCGGGTTCCGGCCCGAGCGCGAACTGCCGATCATCTGGCGCATCGCCAAGGGGTCGCTGCGCAACAAGATCGTGTTCATCCTGCCGGCGGCGCTGCTCCTGAGCCAGGTCCTGCCCGGGGCCATCACGCCGATCCTGATGCTCGGCGGCGCGTACCTGTGCTTCGAGGGCGCCGAGAAGGTCTACGAGGCGCTGGGCGGCGGTCACGGCCACGCCGAGGAGGCCGGCGCGGAGGTCGGCAGCGCCGCACACGAGGAACAGATGGTCGCCGGGGCCGTGCGCACCGATTTCATCCTCTCGGCCGAGATCATGGCGATCTCGCTGGGCGAGGTGGCGCAGGAGCCGCTGCTCTCGCGGGCGCTGATCCTGATCGTGGTGGCCATCGTCATCACGCTGCTGGTGTACGGCCTCGTGGGCCTCATCGTGAAGATGGACGACATCGGGCTGCGCCTCGCCCAGAGCGGTTCGGGCGCGGCGCGGGCCGCCGGGCGCGGGCTGGTCAGGGGCATGCCCGCCGTGATGTCGGTGCTCTCGGTCGTCGGCACGGCGGCGATGCTGTGGGTGGGCGGCCACATCGTGCTGGTGGGCCTGGAAGAGTTCGGCGTGGGCGGCCCGCTGCACTTTTTCCACGGCCTCGCGGTGTCGGCCGGGCACGCCATTCCCTTCGCCGAGGCGGTCGTCGAGTGGCTGGTCGAGACCCTGGGCTCGGCCCTGGTGGGCCTGGTGCTGGGCGGGATCATCGTCGGGATCATGCACCTGCTGCCCAAGAAGGGGGGGAAGGCGGCGGCACACTGA
- a CDS encoding FAD-dependent oxidoreductase translates to MTHAPLRVRTADVPDGGMASFPHGDRKVLVVRDGDELRAFDAKCPHAGADLGKGLRCGARVVCPWHHATFSADDGHLLEPPALDGLKRYTLTRDGDAWEVAEEAQAPAKPPQGAADGHTLVVGGGAAGFMVAQSLRAAGYTGDLTMVTQEERAPYDRTALSKAYLTGKKKPETLPLGGGDWAQKQRVTLRSGVRAEKLDHAAKRLHLAGGEVLPYDRVVVATGASPKPLKVPGADLDGVYPLRSLADAEALRAAAQGARVVVVGSSFIGLEAASSLVGEGGAQSVTVVGQDAEVLGRALTPRVGRAIRRLHEDKGVRFVLEAEVERLDGGEKVEAVTLKGGERLDADLVLLGIGVSPNTDLLAEWRDEKGAVHVDAALQLAPDLYALGDIAAAPTVLGEMRVEHWRVALQHGLAAAQAILDVPGAAPMDARVPFFWTQQYGKSLRYVGHADSLDETHLWGDPDTLNFIEFTFDGEHTVAASGMGRDADLVAFEELLRLGRAPVAAEVRAGEFSLPERLRDAAPSGRLS, encoded by the coding sequence ATGACCCACGCGCCCCTCCGTGTCCGCACCGCCGACGTGCCCGACGGCGGCATGGCGTCCTTTCCGCACGGCGACCGCAAGGTGCTGGTCGTGCGCGACGGCGACGAGCTGCGGGCCTTCGACGCCAAGTGCCCCCACGCGGGCGCCGACCTGGGCAAGGGCCTGCGCTGCGGCGCGCGGGTGGTGTGCCCCTGGCACCACGCGACCTTCAGCGCGGACGACGGCCACCTGCTGGAGCCGCCCGCCCTGGACGGCCTGAAACGCTACACCCTGACCCGCGACGGCGACGCCTGGGAGGTGGCCGAGGAGGCGCAGGCCCCCGCGAAGCCCCCCCAGGGCGCGGCCGACGGCCACACGCTCGTCGTCGGGGGCGGCGCGGCCGGCTTCATGGTGGCGCAGAGCCTGCGGGCAGCCGGGTATACGGGCGACCTGACGATGGTCACACAGGAAGAGCGGGCCCCCTACGACCGCACCGCCCTGAGCAAGGCCTACCTGACCGGCAAGAAGAAGCCCGAGACCCTGCCCCTGGGTGGCGGCGACTGGGCGCAGAAGCAGCGGGTGACCCTGCGCAGCGGCGTGCGCGCCGAGAAGCTCGACCACGCGGCCAAAAGGCTGCATCTCGCGGGCGGCGAAGTCCTGCCCTACGACCGGGTGGTCGTGGCGACCGGAGCCAGCCCCAAGCCCCTCAAGGTGCCCGGCGCTGATCTGGACGGCGTGTACCCGCTGCGCTCGCTCGCCGATGCCGAGGCCCTGCGCGCGGCGGCCCAGGGCGCGCGGGTGGTTGTGGTGGGAAGCAGCTTCATCGGGCTGGAGGCGGCGTCGAGCCTGGTGGGCGAGGGCGGCGCGCAGTCGGTCACGGTCGTCGGCCAGGACGCCGAGGTGCTGGGCCGCGCCCTGACCCCCCGCGTGGGCCGGGCCATCCGCAGGCTGCACGAGGACAAGGGCGTGCGCTTCGTGCTGGAGGCCGAGGTCGAGCGCCTGGACGGCGGCGAGAAGGTCGAAGCCGTGACCCTCAAGGGCGGCGAGCGCCTGGACGCCGACCTCGTGCTGCTGGGTATCGGCGTGTCGCCCAACACGGACCTGCTGGCCGAGTGGCGTGACGAGAAGGGCGCGGTCCACGTGGACGCGGCGCTGCAACTCGCCCCCGACCTCTACGCCCTGGGCGACATCGCGGCGGCGCCGACCGTGCTGGGCGAGATGCGTGTCGAGCACTGGCGCGTGGCCCTGCAACACGGTCTGGCGGCGGCGCAGGCGATTCTGGACGTTCCCGGCGCGGCGCCGATGGATGCCCGCGTGCCCTTCTTCTGGACCCAGCAGTACGGCAAGAGCCTGCGCTACGTGGGCCACGCCGATTCGCTGGACGAAACCCACCTGTGGGGCGACCCCGACACCCTGAACTTCATCGAGTTCACCTTCGACGGCGAGCATACGGTGGCCGCGAGCGGCATGGGCCGCGACGCCGACCTCGTCGCCTTCGAGGAGTTGCTGCGCCTGGGCCGCGCACCAGTGGCCGCCGAGGTCCGCGCCGGAGAATTCAGCCTGCCGGAGCGGTTGCGGGACGCGGCCCCCTCCGGCCGACTTTCCTGA